Proteins encoded together in one Acanthochromis polyacanthus isolate Apoly-LR-REF ecotype Palm Island chromosome 12, KAUST_Apoly_ChrSc, whole genome shotgun sequence window:
- the LOC110951164 gene encoding protein LYRIC-like isoform X2, with amino-acid sequence MEEWQDAASQQVKLLTNRLNELLSKGLELLRSELGVDLGLKPELIPPWMILLAACTGLVLMVALWASVCRALFKKRPAVSSVDDGIEVKRSVSKPVKAEEPKKKKKKAEKAPQPNGRAVAEPQEEAIVSEEILPHHQPPPAEVKAEKVTETKKSKKKAKQAVKETKTVTADGKEPEEGTWETKVSNKEKREQRKKDKSSSDGSASPGGGDTPVSAPPEQPKASAAPANQKKKKGESAKVKAEKVENVVSQESWTVIDRGMPPTELNLVSLGGLGVGAAEPQTVSDLTWLSQPRVDDEWSGLNGSSVDPSSDWNAPAEVWGNYEEPTLEPPPAALEQHIPEPAKVDLLIAAAEDDEDEKDKAESAADGAAKTKKKKKKKKKAAEEGGPAGQVEEPEKETAPAAPVKKQQQQPPVQEIPAAVQPVHAAAVEARVERPVKDNKSQKPPVTQVPQKSTDGEPTAKQNNHPAPAQQKKPEESQAPKPAKKKKARRET; translated from the exons atggAAGAGTGGCAGGACGCAGCCTCTCAGCAGGTCAAGCTGCTTACAAACCGTCTGAATGAACTGTTGTCCAAAGGCCTGGAGCTGCTGCGCTCTGAGCTCGGCGTGGATTTGGGACTGAAGCCTGAGCTTATTCCGCCATGGATGATCCTCTTAGCGGCATGTACCGGGCTGGTGCTGATGGTCGCTCTGTGGGCCTCGGTCTGTCGGGCTCTTTTCAAGAAGCGTCCGGCCGTGAGCTCGGTGGACGACGGAATAGAAGTAAAACGAAGTGTCAGTAAACCTGTCAAAGCCGAGGAAccgaagaaaaagaagaagaaggcagaAAAGGCAC CTCAGCCAAATGGAAGAGCTGTAGCTGAACCACAGGAAGAAGCCATAGTGTCGGAGGAGATACTGCCACATCACCAGCCGCCCCCAGCTGAAGTCAAGGCTGAAAAGGTTACTGAG ACAAAGAAATCCAAGAAGAAGGCCAAACAGGCCGTAAAGGAGACCAAGACGGTGACTGCAGATGGGAAAGAACCAGAAGAAG GCACATGGGAAACCAAGGTCAGCAACAAAGAGAAACGTGAGCAACGCAAGAAAGATAAGAGCTCCAGCGATGGTTCGGCCAGTCCCGGAGGAGGGGACACACCTGTGAGTGctcccccagagcagcccaaggCCTCTGCAGCACCTGCcaaccagaagaagaaaaaag GAGAGTCCGCAAAAGTGAAGGCAGAGAAGGTGGAAAATGTTGTGTCTCAAG AGTCGTGGACGGTGATTGACAGAGGGATGCCTCCAACAGAGCTAAATCTGGTGTCTTTAGGTGGACTGGGAGTTGGTGCTGCAG aGCCTCAGACTGTGAGCGACCTGACATGGCTCAGTCAGCCCAGAGTGGACGATGAGTGGTCTGGACTCA ATGGCAGCTCAGTGGACCCCAGCTCTGACTGGAACGCTCCCGCTGAAGTCTGGGGAAACTATGAAGAGCCCACCCTTGAGCCGCCGCCTGCTGCTCTGGAGCAGCACATCCCTGAGCCAGCAAAGGTCGATCTGCTGATTGCAGCCGCC gaggatgatgaagatgagaagGACAAGGCAGAGTCAGCTGCTGATGGAGCTGCTAAAactaagaagaagaaaaagaagaagaagaaggctgcTGAGGAGGGAGGACCAGCTGGACAG GTGGAGGAGCCAGAGAAGGAAACGGCACCTGCAGCCCCagtgaagaagcagcagcagcagccacctGTTCAGGAAATCCCTGCAGCCGTCCAGCCCGTCCATGCAGCTGCCGTAGAG GCGAGAGTGGAGCGGCCGGTGAAGGACAACAAATCCCAGAAACCCCCTGTCACACAAGTGCCACAGAAGTCGACTGACGGAGAGCCCACTGCCAAGCAGAACAACCATCCTGCTCCAGCACAACAAA AAAAGCCTGAGGAGAGCCAAGCGCCCAAAccagcaaagaagaagaaggcgagGAGAGAGACATGA
- the LOC110951164 gene encoding protein LYRIC-like isoform X1 — translation MEEWQDAASQQVKLLTNRLNELLSKGLELLRSELGVDLGLKPELIPPWMILLAACTGLVLMVALWASVCRALFKKRPAVSSVDDGIEVKRSVSKPVKAEEPKKKKKKAEKAPQPNGRAVAEPQEEAIVSEEILPHHQPPPAEVKAEKVTETKKSKKKAKQAVKETKTVTADGKEPEEGTWETKVSNKEKREQRKKDKSSSDGSASPGGGDTPVSAPPEQPKASAAPANQKKKKGESAKVKAEKVENVVSQANNSEAAEVVTAATDMLVKVPAHTVAPKTDPWTASRESAPLWRSGIDESWTVIDRGMPPTELNLVSLGGLGVGAAEPQTVSDLTWLSQPRVDDEWSGLNGSSVDPSSDWNAPAEVWGNYEEPTLEPPPAALEQHIPEPAKVDLLIAAAEDDEDEKDKAESAADGAAKTKKKKKKKKKAAEEGGPAGQVEEPEKETAPAAPVKKQQQQPPVQEIPAAVQPVHAAAVEARVERPVKDNKSQKPPVTQVPQKSTDGEPTAKQNNHPAPAQQKKPEESQAPKPAKKKKARRET, via the exons atggAAGAGTGGCAGGACGCAGCCTCTCAGCAGGTCAAGCTGCTTACAAACCGTCTGAATGAACTGTTGTCCAAAGGCCTGGAGCTGCTGCGCTCTGAGCTCGGCGTGGATTTGGGACTGAAGCCTGAGCTTATTCCGCCATGGATGATCCTCTTAGCGGCATGTACCGGGCTGGTGCTGATGGTCGCTCTGTGGGCCTCGGTCTGTCGGGCTCTTTTCAAGAAGCGTCCGGCCGTGAGCTCGGTGGACGACGGAATAGAAGTAAAACGAAGTGTCAGTAAACCTGTCAAAGCCGAGGAAccgaagaaaaagaagaagaaggcagaAAAGGCAC CTCAGCCAAATGGAAGAGCTGTAGCTGAACCACAGGAAGAAGCCATAGTGTCGGAGGAGATACTGCCACATCACCAGCCGCCCCCAGCTGAAGTCAAGGCTGAAAAGGTTACTGAG ACAAAGAAATCCAAGAAGAAGGCCAAACAGGCCGTAAAGGAGACCAAGACGGTGACTGCAGATGGGAAAGAACCAGAAGAAG GCACATGGGAAACCAAGGTCAGCAACAAAGAGAAACGTGAGCAACGCAAGAAAGATAAGAGCTCCAGCGATGGTTCGGCCAGTCCCGGAGGAGGGGACACACCTGTGAGTGctcccccagagcagcccaaggCCTCTGCAGCACCTGCcaaccagaagaagaaaaaag GAGAGTCCGCAAAAGTGAAGGCAGAGAAGGTGGAAAATGTTGTGTCTCAAG CTAACAACAGTGAGGCTGCAGAGGTGGTTACTGCTGCGACTGACATGTTAGTCAAGGTTCCCGCTCACACTGTTGCCCCGAAGACAGACCCCTGGACGGCCAGCAGGGAGTCAGCGCCACTGTGGAGGTCGGGGATTGATG AGTCGTGGACGGTGATTGACAGAGGGATGCCTCCAACAGAGCTAAATCTGGTGTCTTTAGGTGGACTGGGAGTTGGTGCTGCAG aGCCTCAGACTGTGAGCGACCTGACATGGCTCAGTCAGCCCAGAGTGGACGATGAGTGGTCTGGACTCA ATGGCAGCTCAGTGGACCCCAGCTCTGACTGGAACGCTCCCGCTGAAGTCTGGGGAAACTATGAAGAGCCCACCCTTGAGCCGCCGCCTGCTGCTCTGGAGCAGCACATCCCTGAGCCAGCAAAGGTCGATCTGCTGATTGCAGCCGCC gaggatgatgaagatgagaagGACAAGGCAGAGTCAGCTGCTGATGGAGCTGCTAAAactaagaagaagaaaaagaagaagaagaaggctgcTGAGGAGGGAGGACCAGCTGGACAG GTGGAGGAGCCAGAGAAGGAAACGGCACCTGCAGCCCCagtgaagaagcagcagcagcagccacctGTTCAGGAAATCCCTGCAGCCGTCCAGCCCGTCCATGCAGCTGCCGTAGAG GCGAGAGTGGAGCGGCCGGTGAAGGACAACAAATCCCAGAAACCCCCTGTCACACAAGTGCCACAGAAGTCGACTGACGGAGAGCCCACTGCCAAGCAGAACAACCATCCTGCTCCAGCACAACAAA AAAAGCCTGAGGAGAGCCAAGCGCCCAAAccagcaaagaagaagaaggcgagGAGAGAGACATGA
- the LOC110951163 gene encoding lysosomal-associated transmembrane protein 4B, producing the protein MLPDKTMMSPWDRWYSTSCCLCCHVRTGTIILGVWYMLINAVVLLILLTALSDPEQYHLTSAELANDLDVMDDANMCIASAISLLMILICGMATYGAYKLRAAWIIPFFCYQIFDFALNTLVAVSIVVYPNTIQDYLQQLPENFPYKEEVAALSNVCLVLIVLLFIGCILAFKAYLIACVWNCYRYVSGHGGSEILLYVTTNDTTVLLPPYDDSVSVLPKQAPPPYITATA; encoded by the exons ATGCTGCCGGACAAGACGATGATGTCCCCGTGGGACCGCTGGTACTCCACCAGCTGCTGCCTGTGCTGCCATGTCCGCACAGGAACCATCATCCTGGGGGTCTGGTACATG CTCATCAATGCTGTGGTGTTACTCATCCTGCTCACAGCGCTCAGTGATCCTGAGCAGTACCACCTGACCAGCGCCGAGTTGGCTAATGACCTGGACGTCATGGATGATGCCA ACATGTGCATTGCCTCAGCGATCTCTCTGCTGATGATTCTCATATGTGGGATGGCAACATATGGTGCATACAAG CTGCGTGCTGCCTGGATCATCCCCTTTTTCTGCTACCAAATATTCGACTTTGCTCTCAACACCCTGGTGGCTGTCAGCATTGTGGTTTACCCCAACACAATACAGGACTACCTGCAGCAGCTG CCTGAAAACTTCCCCTACAAAGAGGAGGTCGCTGCTCTCAGTAACGTGTGCTTGGTCCTCATCGTGCTGCTCTTCATCGGCTGTATTCTTGCCTTCAAG GCCTACCTGATAGCCTGTGTGTGGAACTGCTACAGATATGTGAGCGGCCACGGTGGTTCAGAAATCCTGCTCTACGTTACAACCAATGACACCACG GTGCTGCTGCCTCCGTATGATGACAGTGTCAGCGTCCTTCCTAAGCAGGCCCCCCCGCCCTACATCACTGCTACAGCCTGA